The stretch of DNA GCAATGCATAGaacaaaaactaataaaaaaatttacaaagacaAAAAGTAAAGAGAGTATAGTATATTTATAGGCACCAAGAgcatatttaaactttttttggttacatatttaaactttatttttaaatagaataatgcaagttttttttccttctaattaCACTCCTAACATATCCAATGACATTTCAAAATAATCAAACTACCTTTTTTATTGTCATGCTAAGTTTGTCATTTTTGTCTCCACTCCTATTTTGAAGCACAACTTCTAAACTAATTTGAAGCTCAATTTTGATGATTCCCTTCTTTGAAGCCAACAAAACAATCTCATAAGCTGAAATTTTTTTCTCTTGTCCAGTGAGGCCTCCTTGAAGTCATTGTTGAAGTTCTGTTATGGCTGGAGTTTCAATGGTGAGAGTCAGTGACCTCCTTTGCAGCAGGATTCCACTCCAGCTTTGAAGCAAACATGTTACCCCTTCTTATCCATGGAAAATGGTAGAGATGTGGGGATACGTTTCGAAATTGGATCCTCTACTGCCCTTTCTGTTCTGACATACCTGCTACTCTTCATCCAATGGGTCAGAGTAAAAGTAACAatcggggggggggggggggggggggggagagaGATGAATAGATCtattttcataataatatgCATTCAACTTGTAAAGTAAGCAGGTTTGAGATGACCCAAAAAGGTTATATGCCCATTCTGATATTGTATAGCAGATTAACATTCAGACTCTTCAGAAAAACATGAGAATCCATAAGCCTTATTCTCTGCTATGTTCAATCTTTGGGATCAGTTGCTCTCACCTAATCTGCAGAATTGCAAGCCATCAAACTGCATATTGATTGTATAGAACAACATTTGCTTCAATTTGTTATGGCCTTCTAGGATCACTTTCAAGAAGAAATTTGTCTTTGTTCAATCTTTACACGACACTcttccaattatttatttagtgGTTAACGAATTATTTCCCGAAGAAATTTGATCAAGCCTCAATACTCCTTATCTAAGAAATGAAGTGTTGagaaagaaattcaaccaacTCCCAATCCATTTGTCTTTGTTGTTCCTTTTAACAAAAATTAGTCTCATAGAAAGGTTAGTTATGCCGAATATAATTCTTGCAAATAGAGGGGACACCGGAAAGCACAACATCCGAGTTTATTTAAGTCGTAACATCCACAAAAGTCCTCTCAATGGCATCCTTCATCCAATCATTTCAATGAACTAATAATAGTTGGAGTGCGAAAGGAAATGATGCCAATACTATTTGTGCATAAAATCAATCAAACCAGCACCTTAGTCCACAGTCCTTTCCTACATAAAGGCAGCAATAATCTTTTCTCTGGACTGAAATACCAGGTGTGTTCATAAATATTTAAGGAGTAGATAAATAATCATCAGAATAGAAAACAGAAGAACACGATGAATCATGGCTAGTCAAAATTCAAAAAGGCTGCAAAACTAGGTAATGCCATTGTGTGAGTAATAGAAACTGCCGTAAAAATTAAAAGTCACTTAAAAAGACAATGTGTAGAGAACTAAGGGAAAAGTACCTACCCTAAGTACTTAACCATAAGCTTAAAGCATTAATCATGAAATTGAGTAGACCAGCTTACACTGTTTGTATATACTACTAGGGGTTCTGGATTGAACAAACATGGAAAGAGCTAACACCATGAGAACACACTCCCTGTCCCTGACCAAATGCAAGACCATTtagcttttttgtttttattagttataagGCATTATGGGCccatttggattagcttatttttgagcttatgtagaacaacttatgcaaataaataagtttttatgtattattataagtttgtcaaggtagtttatgaaaaaatagcctataaaaatacaattttcgtAGTGGGATGTTgggaacttataaattaacataaaacaatccaaacaggccctatgACAAGTCAGGTAGACCAACCCCTATCCTGGCCTAGAAATAGAAAGAATAAGCACTTAAAATTTAAGAACTAAGGGTTAATTAAACAAACAGAACTAACACCATGAGAAAAACATTCCCTGGCCAAACGAAAGACCATCTGAACTTTTACATGTACTAGACGTGAAGAAATTGCAACTAAAATGTCCTAGATACAAGACCTATGCACCAAAATTGTAACTAAAGTTGATGATAGTAAAAACCAACAGTAGCTCACATTAGCAAACGAAACAAGTCAAATATAATAACCATTATACTGTCCTAGACTTATTATCAAATAATAGAAGAGAGCTAGACAAGCCCTTATCCTGACCTAGAGAGAATAATCACTTCTAATTTAATAACTAATAAGCTAATGTTACATTACAAAATATGCAAAAGAAGATCATGAAATCACCTATTTGATGAATGACATTTCAATGTTCTCCGTGGTGTATGCATGATTCATGTTTTCCTCATAAAGCTTTAATAAATAATCAGACTCTTCCTTAAAACAGTAAACATATTTGCGCAAGAACAGTTCCTCAGACCAAAAAAACGGTGTAACTAAGCTTGCATAATTTTTCCTCAAACCTTTCATCTGAAGATATTGCACAACTAATGCCCTCGGAATAATCCTTTTCTGCAAACTAAAACCGAAAATTTGCGGCTTTCTAGTAAGTGCCAAGGAATTCCAACCCAATTGATTGACCCAAAAACTCATCACCAAATTAATCTTATCAACTGAAGACAACATCAAATTAGGCTGCAACCTAAATGATTCCACAATATCTTCATCAGACCAACCCCATTTCTTAAAGGCAACAACTTTCTCATTCCACCGTGTTTTACTCATACATTTCTTTGCAACCAAAGCTATCCCAAAAGTGGAAGTTGAAGggttaaaccctaaacccttaaCTTCCTCCAAAGACTTGATCAAATCAATTGAACCAAGTATAGTTGGTCTTGTCAAAAGCAATTTAACAATACTGGAATCACAAACACCATAATCAATCAACAACTTAACATTAACAGGCACAAGATTGTAAGCCAAAAGAATCGAATGTCGAATCATGCAACAAATTGTAGCTTTATCAGATTTCAAAATCctattataaaattcaaaatgaGGGATAATTCGATTCTCCAAACTAAATTGTAAAATTCTAGGGCTCGCCGTTAAAAGCCGAGAGATTTCAGACATTGAAGCACCTTTGGATAGGAAAAATTCAATCTTTGGAAGAATTGAATTGTGGGTATCTGAAGTAAGAAGCCATGGTTCTTTTATGCAGATTTTCTTTATGTCAGTGTCTGAAAAACCGAAGTTTCTGAAGAAAGTGAAAGCTGAATTGGGTTTTTCTGGAGAATTGAAACGAACTCGTTTTGAAGCTTTGAGAGCTTTTTCACGAGTGAAACCGATGTTGTTGATGAGGTAGGAGACAGTGAATGACTCTGATTCAGACACGGAATCTGAAGAGGTGGTGCAGAGTTTGAATTTGTGAGAAAATTGAAATGGGAAAAGAGGGTAAGATTTTtgggggtttagggttttgtaATGGTTGGAATTGAAGATGATGTAACGAAGCATTTTtgtgagagaagaagagaagagggTTTAGTTCAATTCAAATGGTTTCTGTTGATCTAAACTTTGGGTCACAAGGGTGTGAGCCGGTTTATAGCTTATGGCTTATTGCTTAAATTAGTGCTTTTATTTAAGTAAAAGTtgaatcatatatatttttgaatagtcaatttaatttttaaaggcCTGTTTGGTGCTTTGTATAGGCCATAAGATAGTCAAtttaagaaaagaaataaaggagcgggtataatattttttggttttcacaaCCAGTTTAATATGGTTCGGCGATCAGTTCTGAtattaagtggtttcagccaCCTCCTATTCGCAAGTGCTCAAGAGTAGTTTGGAAAGAGATTCAGATATATAATTGAAAATAGTTCAGAAAGAAAGTGTGAAGTTGCAAATCGTTTAGGATTTGGTAAAGATTTGGTTGATGATTCATGAAGCATTATGGATGAGTCGGAGAAAATGGAGCTAATAGAACAAGAGTGTTTTATCTATGTCACATCGTTTGCACATATTTATGGGTTGTCGTGATGCTACTCGTCTTACATTTGTTAAGTCTTTGATAAAGTAATTTAAGTacaatttgataaaaatatttgacagTAATATAAtgttgttttattgttgttttgttgCTTCAAATACTAAAATGAGAGGATATGTGTTTATCTTGTGTATACcaaatatctatctatatatataaatcctaaataGTTGTTCAATTAACTATCTAAACTCTAATCCACATCACTcacttaaaccaatgaaaacctttcatttagccatatcACCcacttatattaattaatttaatgagTGGTactaattgttattattattattattattttgagttactatttattttaattttttttattttattattttgtgtattttattatttttggtttaaaatagttaatgtttttgttaataatcAATTTACtacctatacaaataattttttgacgttatagtataaaacaacgcataagacccgtgcatcgcacgagtAATCGTCTAGTATGAAATGATATGTGTTTATTTTATCACTATCTTATCTTATTTTTATCCAGCTTCTTATCTCTATCATATCTGCACACCGAACTCTAAATATTTTAGTGAATATAATCACCTAACACATTCAAATACTTAAATTAAAATGGTTGTTTGCttctttaaaaatatatacactAAGAAGTGTACTCGTTTAGCATATAAATTAACTTCTTTAGGATATACTGTAATACAATTGTAAATATAATGACTTGAATAATTTCTACACTTAAGTTAGTTACAAGTCGTTACTTACGGTTAGTCGTGTATCTTAGCTTCTTATAAAAGGGGACACTATCCTCTCTAGTGAGTTTTTCACAGGAGACTATCTTGTAGGATATTTTTGTCCTTCAATTGGTTTTGACCACATGTGATAATATTGAATTGATGGTTGTAATTTCACCATAGAAACTTTGCGCTTGAGAGGATCTCGTCCCTAACCCTATCAAAGGAGTTGCCCTTGTTGTAATCTTTAAGAtttgagaaataaaaaaaattcaaacataataTTCTAGAGAGAATTAAGTGTGAAGCCCCAATACTCTAAAAGTGGCAAAGTATCGTGTTCGATACACACTCGATATCGATACTCGTCCGATACTTtccgatacacgtatcggagaagtattgacaattaatattattttttaaaataaaatataaccaatACTTGTCGGATACTTCTCTTATACGTGTATCGATCGAAAAAGTATCGGGcaattaatgttctttgatgatGGAAACGTAGGAGAGGAGACTGATTCAATTCGTAttttctcttaagtattgaatgttagagtatgatgttaccaaTTATGTCTTTATAAATTTCTCCTTATCATGACTTGAACTATGAACCTCCAACTTTTTAAcgcttagctcaactagcttaaccagttgagctaccctTCTCACCCTCTTTTTGGGTAATACTTaacttaatatatgtaattgtcacttgttttcttattattgattttagttatgtttatatattgtgcatttatatatttaattttaaatttaatttttaaataacgtatccgGGACGTATCGTATCgggaattttgaaaaaatttcctAATCGGTATCGTGTCACTTATCAGGGTTTCATAGGAATTAACAATTGAATGGGCGAAAGAAGTTAAGAAGTAAAAGTCCAGGGTTCAAGTACCGAAGAGgtgaaaaaactaaaattaacaaCTAATTAATAACTGCCAtttcacaaaaattaaaattgaatgaaCCAAATGTTCATTTACTTACATCCTCTAAACTTGTTGAAAATATAAcaattgaaagagaaaaattacCAATATAATTTGACATTGAAAATGTAATGCAATGAACTCCTGTCTTTTAGATTAATCCGTGTTTATTTGTGTAAGTGATTTTCTATTTGGTTAAGTAGTCTTGTGGGTAAGTTCATACATATAAATGAGGAGAAAGTGGAAAATatggagttcgaactccgaccccTCCCTCCCTGATAGCTATTACAAGGTACTACTACAAACTTCTGTGAAAGAATGGTTGATGAAAGAAACAATGAGCAGATTTCAGAATCAATAATGGTCATCAAAATATAATCATCGACATTCATTACTCGTCTCTGCTAGACGGCAACTTGACACTAATATCTGAAAAGCTGCTACCGATTATAAAGAAAAAGTGGCAGTTGAAAACTGATAACATTGTAGCAAATGCAATTGGTAACAATGATAAGTTACAAACATAGCATATTACCTGTAAATAGCTCAAATATCAGCAATGCGGTCATCAACGAACGTGAAAAAGATtatagcttgagagttgagataTAAATGGTAAAAAGTTTCTGAAGTCAACTAAGGATTTCagactttttaaaatatataaataagagCTTATAAGACTAGCAAGACAATTAAAGATGACGTAAATAACCGACAGTCTAACACAGACAATAAACTAGACAAGATCAAGAAATAAGTCTAACAcataaaactaaataaaatgcAAGAAATCTAATCTAAATCAACAGCAAGAACAGTTACCATTTTAACTCTAACAATGGAAGACTAGAAGAATCAAAGACAATGTGAGACAGTGAGAAGATACTGAAAATGAAACTGgttatttacaattttcaaCATATCATATCAAGGATTTAGAAAGGATACTACAATATGTTACCAGAGAAAATAACCATTGATTAATCCATTATTATCAAGAAGCCATTTCATACATAGCAAACTCACCATTCTCCAAGGTACCTCTCTGAAGTCTCAACCCATCATGCTACTCCTTATACAGTGGAAACGGTTACTAGTTCTTACTTCTTTCTCTATGTCACTACAGAATCTAAGCTAACTCTTAGTGACCTTTTTAGCCCTTTTAGAGTAAACTTCACATTAGGCTCCACAGTCTCATGATGGATCAGTGATTCTCTTTTGGATCATTCTCAATCATACGAGTCCTAACAATACTCTCTCCTGAAAACACTgccttgtcctcaaggctaaACTTTGGAAACTGGCTTCTAATCATGATAGTATCCTCCCAAGTGGCCTCCTCAGCTACCTTACCCAAGTGTTTCAAACATATTTTGTCAATGCTTTAGAAATGAACTTAATATTAGATCGCATTATGGGGAACATGTTCTCATCCGCTGCCTCTGCTAGGCGGTAGTGTCAGGCGAAACATAGAGCTGGGAGAGGCCAAACCATATGTTAAGTTCTCTCATCTTAGACATAGCTATATCCCTTTTATTTGCACATACTTATCTATAAGTTAATCAAACAAACATTTGTCCCAGTAGGAAGTGAAACAAATTAGCTTAACTAGCAACAACCGTAGTCTGTACAAAAAAGTATTCAAATCAAATAAGCAACATAACATATTATGGCTAAAATACCTGAAAATTTGTTCATGACATGTCAGTTTGTGCAAGAGTGAGGTGAAACATAGAGCTGAGAGTGCCAAAGGAACATCAGGTGCATGAGACTCGGGTAGTGCAGGAGCCTCAAGTGCATGAGCCACAACAGAATGCAGAGAGCTCTTCTAGAGAATCGTACGACATGTTTGTATTGTCACTGTATGGGGTCATGTGAGTATGACttgttttattctttatttgttCGATTCCCTCAACTGGAGGATattcttattgttttttgtATGACATATTTGAAAGGATTATGTATGATTCGAATGTctgtttaatatattttattgttcatATTTGAATTAAACACACAATAGTGTATTGTCTGATTGCAAGAATCTATACAACAATTCCTAGGTTGGGACTATATGATTCTTCAGGTTGGCAGACAAAACTGAGTCTTTAAGTCACAATGTTAACAATGTCAGTGATAGAAGCACCTTTGGAGAGAAAAAAGTGAAACTTTGGCAACACCCTTTTGGAAGAATCACTTGTGTATGTGTGAACGGCAATTGATCAAAGTATGTCTCATAGTGCAGAGTACTTAGTGTGAGTTGTAGGCATGGTAACCGGGAAGGGCGTGGATAGATTTTACCCTCCCTAAACCCAAACATATAAAACTCAGGTATCCTCATACACGTCCCAATTCTCATATAACATGAAATTCGTTATATAGTGTCCTATAGTTTGAAACTATTCAAATTCTCCATCCTTAGGGGGAAAAGAATCCAAAATAATGATTTTGATAATACCTGTTGCTATAGCCGTTAAAAGAACATGATATCTACATATGCTAATGCCAACATTTTGTTCAACAAACATACTATTAGCATCAAAACAAACacatacaaatttaaatttccTAAAAACTCAATGCTACTACTGGATATTTGTATCTTTGAAATACACTATTTTGGAATATCAAATTATATTCGTCCATTGCAGTGTACATTCAAACCCTTAACTTAAAGGGTATTGAAACTAATTTCTGCAAACTTGCTGCTTGATTAAAATTCAATTGCGAAGGGGGTTAACTGATTTGTTATAACTGAGCATGCATAGACAAGTGAAGATAATTCCGTGTCAATAAAATGCAAGAAAATCAGCGGAAAAGATTTTTAAACACtaagaagaaattaaaaaacaagAATCATCCAATACAAAGTGAGTTTGTGAGAAGATACGAAGTTGAAACTGGTCCATGCATTCATCTTATAAAATTTCCAGTTTCTCATTGgaacataaatttatataaagtgGAGGTAAATGTAAACCAAAACACTATCATAAGCTCTTAATCATTAAGAAAAAACTGGAAAGACAAAAACTCAGGTGCAACTATAGTGGAGTATGTAGTTaccatatataatttttgttttacaacACTCAAAAGTATGTGATGTTAAGTTAAGCATGTAAGACACGTGTCCGACACTCTTACGACACCTGTAAGACATGTGTCGGATAGCTCAGACCAGTgtccaaaaaaattcaatttttcctttactttgacactcctttgatcggtgtccgacacctgcAAGACACTCATACGACGCGTGTCGAACAAGTGtcctaaaaaattgttttgtctttgcttatactctctCCTTAGGCACATATCAGACACATTACAATagttaaagatgtgtcgaaacaacaTTATTGATCAATGAaggattgaagacattacattttgattataatatttttagtttttcggatagtagatagataaataaaggtagaatattatcatatattgttttaaaaactttttttaaaaaataacttccGAAACTTAAATTTACAtgtaaatattttgattttcaatttatatattttgtattatttctaacacgttcccttgaagcgtggataatgcatggGTCCACCTACCATGTAACAATCCAACTCTAGTTACTAATAATAACGTTAATTAGAAACTCAATTTAATTGGATTTTATAAGTAAAGCGGAGAAGTAAATAAAGAGGAGGTACACTGGAGAATGGTGAAGTAATTAATGAGTGGCATTTCAGTAATTGAGACTAGCATCATGTGCACATGTGTATACATAAGCATCAATAGTAAGAGAAACCAAGTTTGCCCTTGTCTACTCCTTTCTCTGTTTCGCTGACAGAACAACAACACAATGTCCATCATGTTTATTCACCCACACCATTCATATGGATTGAACCCCAACATAGCCTTATTTTGAATCAAATGGAAAACAAGTCCAAAGAGAAAAACAACCTCTTCTTCCTCATTGACCGAACCTAAGACCCCATCTCAATTTATGACCCATTTTCATTATTAGATCTAAAAGCTATTCCTCCTTCATGGCTCAATTGTTCATCTCTTCTATTGGAGCAATTCATTATCAACAAAATCTATTTGGAGCTCCTGGTGATTCAAGTTCTTGGACTATGGGTAAACATACTTGTTTGGAAGGAACACGTTTAAGACACAAGGTGAACATTAAAGGAAGAATTGAGATTTTTGGATGTTGCAAGTTGAACCTCAAGGAAGATAAAGTCAATTCTTTTAACTCAAGCATGCATGTATCAATTGGAGCTGCAAATTCCACATCTTATACAGTTAAGGAACTAAGGTAATATTTGGATTATGTTCCTTTTCCTTTAATCCCAATTAGAGCTATAAACCCTCATTATTGATCATCATTTTGGAACTTtgcatgtatgtatatatatgttcttTGCTGTGAAATAGTTGTGAGAATAAAGAACTAGTAATGGGTTATGGTGAATGAGTTAAGAATTAAGGGAACTAGAAGAATTGGAAGAATTTGGGTTAAACCCGTATTCTGGACAGACCTGCATTAAAAAGGTAACTGTTTTCTCTCTGTAATTCCGTTTGAGACGTCGTTTGTTTCTATGGATAGCTAACTCAAATACGGTCGTTGTGACACTGGTTTCATAATTTTTGGACGAGGAATGAGGTCAGTAGGTATTTTTGAAGTTGGTGCTCTGAtgcagaattatgcagaaaattttGATTATTGGTTTAGAGCACTTCAGTTGCAAATTATGCGTTTCGGCGAGCTCTGGAAGTGTCGCTGGTATTATTCAAGCTTCTTTTCAGGTGGGTTCCCTTAGAGCCTTAAACTCTAGTTAGTTTTAGCTCTATTAGTTTCCCGAAATTATGAATCTTGCAAGATCACATAAGAATTAGGGTGAATTGTGTATGAGAGGAGCTTAATCCCAAAGCTTCTCTCCGTTTTAATTATGTGATATATGCTGTAATGTTCATGGCTAATAAGGAAAGGGATTGTGATAATGATTTTCTGCAAAACGGATGGAAATTGTAAA from Trifolium pratense cultivar HEN17-A07 linkage group LG5, ARS_RC_1.1, whole genome shotgun sequence encodes:
- the LOC123884421 gene encoding transcription termination factor MTERF15, mitochondrial-like yields the protein MLRYIIFNSNHYKTLNPQKSYPLFPFQFSHKFKLCTTSSDSVSESESFTVSYLINNIGFTREKALKASKRVRFNSPEKPNSAFTFFRNFGFSDTDIKKICIKEPWLLTSDTHNSILPKIEFFLSKGASMSEISRLLTASPRILQFSLENRIIPHFEFYNRILKSDKATICCMIRHSILLAYNLVPVNVKLLIDYGVCDSSIVKLLLTRPTILGSIDLIKSLEEVKGLGFNPSTSTFGIALVAKKCMSKTRWNEKVVAFKKWGWSDEDIVESFRLQPNLMLSSVDKINLVMSFWVNQLGWNSLALTRKPQIFGFSLQKRIIPRALVVQYLQMKGLRKNYASLVTPFFWSEELFLRKYVYCFKEESDYLLKLYEENMNHAYTTENIEMSFIK